A section of the Microbacterium sp. MM2322 genome encodes:
- a CDS encoding RDD family protein, which yields MLRDPDYPEKVTSPLYDYPGERLGRPATGRGSIGRPGRRIGALFIDYAAATILATAFFGYDQFALPEKAGATLFAPMIIFAVLQILFIPTIGGSPGHRILGMRVELAGGGWPGLWRPIIRTALLLVVLPAVIWDADQRGIHDKAAGTILVRG from the coding sequence ATGTTACGCGACCCGGATTACCCTGAGAAGGTGACTTCGCCCCTGTACGACTATCCCGGTGAGCGACTCGGTCGTCCCGCCACCGGCCGCGGCAGCATCGGCCGACCCGGTCGTCGTATCGGGGCTCTCTTCATCGACTACGCGGCTGCGACCATCTTGGCGACGGCGTTCTTCGGTTACGACCAGTTCGCGCTGCCCGAGAAGGCGGGCGCAACCCTGTTCGCGCCGATGATCATTTTCGCCGTGTTGCAGATCCTCTTCATTCCCACGATCGGTGGAAGCCCTGGACACCGCATCCTCGGGATGCGGGTCGAACTGGCCGGCGGCGGATGGCCGGGGCTGTGGCGTCCGATCATCCGGACGGCGCTTCTGCTCGTCGTGCTGCCCGCGGTGATCTGGGATGCCGACCAGCGCGGCATCCATGACAAGGCCGCCGGAACGATCCTCGTCCGCGGCTGA